One Candidatus Culexarchaeum yellowstonense genomic region harbors:
- a CDS encoding PINc/VapC family ATPase has protein sequence MVNRIVPDTSVLVEGRLSKIILEEDIRNVEIIIPRVVLDELQAQASNGRESGFRGLDEIIKLRGMSGDRGISINIVGEIASIEDIKMAGMGRIDALIRDVAKKYDATLYTMDYVQSLVAEAEGVKVRFIGLESEYVNLKIEDFFTNDTMSVHLKEGVPPYAKRGRPGRWELVKIRDRVCERAELEHLVRDILRRCHSNGNAFIEIVRHGAMVVQLGDYRIAIARPPFSDGLEITAVRPIVKVSLEDYALSDRLKRRLAERAEGILICGPPGAGKSTFASALAEFYRSTKNAIVKTMESPRDLQVNDEITQYAPLEGEFYKTAEILLLVRPDYTVFDELRKTEDFQVFVDMRLAGVGMIGVVHASSPVDAIHRFIGRIDYGVIPQVIDTVIFIKDGSVRKVYELDLVVKVPHGMTDEDLARPVVEVRDFENGEVEYEIYAFGEETVIVPIRGEARGGRLVRRFDDLLRYIRRFDPNAELDVVSDSSVIVKVDRDVIPRIVGRNGSLISSIERRFNVRIELQPIVSSSMHSGKVDYSYRETKRSLIFYFGRDYAKCNMDVYVDGRYVGSYKCDKRARIVFNISSDVGKILSDALRNGLNIEFKPSQQ, from the coding sequence ATGGTGAATAGGATAGTTCCAGATACAAGTGTATTGGTGGAGGGTAGACTTTCCAAGATTATTTTGGAAGAGGATATTAGGAATGTTGAAATAATTATTCCGAGAGTAGTCTTAGATGAATTGCAAGCTCAAGCTTCAAATGGTAGAGAGAGTGGCTTCAGGGGGCTTGATGAGATAATTAAGTTGAGGGGGATGTCTGGGGATAGGGGGATTAGCATCAATATTGTTGGTGAAATTGCATCCATTGAAGATATTAAGATGGCTGGTATGGGTAGGATTGATGCTTTGATCAGGGATGTGGCTAAGAAGTATGATGCCACACTTTACACAATGGATTATGTTCAGTCACTTGTGGCTGAAGCTGAGGGTGTTAAGGTTAGGTTTATTGGTTTAGAGTCTGAGTATGTCAATTTAAAGATTGAAGACTTCTTCACCAATGACACCATGAGTGTTCATTTGAAGGAGGGGGTTCCACCATATGCTAAGCGTGGTAGACCTGGAAGGTGGGAGCTTGTTAAAATTAGGGATCGTGTTTGTGAGAGGGCTGAGCTTGAGCATCTAGTTAGGGATATACTTAGGAGATGCCACTCAAATGGCAATGCATTCATCGAAATTGTTAGGCATGGTGCAATGGTGGTGCAACTTGGAGATTATAGGATTGCCATAGCTAGACCTCCCTTCTCCGATGGATTGGAGATAACGGCCGTGAGACCCATAGTTAAGGTTTCCCTTGAAGATTATGCATTATCTGATAGGTTGAAGAGGAGGCTTGCGGAGAGGGCTGAGGGTATACTCATATGTGGCCCCCCTGGGGCTGGTAAATCCACATTTGCTTCAGCCCTAGCTGAATTCTATCGCTCCACAAAGAATGCCATTGTTAAGACCATGGAGTCTCCTAGGGATTTACAGGTTAACGATGAAATAACCCAGTATGCTCCTTTGGAGGGGGAGTTTTATAAGACTGCTGAGATCTTATTGCTCGTTAGACCCGATTACACTGTTTTTGATGAGTTGAGGAAAACTGAGGATTTCCAGGTTTTTGTGGATATGAGGCTTGCTGGTGTTGGGATGATCGGTGTGGTGCATGCATCTTCACCTGTTGATGCCATACATAGATTTATTGGTAGGATAGATTATGGTGTTATACCACAAGTCATTGACACGGTGATATTCATTAAGGATGGATCTGTCAGGAAGGTTTATGAGTTGGATTTGGTTGTGAAGGTTCCACATGGTATGACTGATGAGGATCTAGCTAGACCTGTGGTTGAGGTTAGGGATTTTGAGAATGGTGAAGTTGAATATGAGATATATGCATTTGGTGAGGAAACGGTTATAGTTCCAATTAGGGGGGAAGCTAGGGGTGGGCGTTTGGTGAGGAGGTTTGATGATTTATTGAGGTATATTAGGCGGTTCGATCCCAATGCCGAATTGGATGTTGTCTCAGATAGTTCCGTGATTGTTAAGGTTGATAGGGATGTTATTCCACGTATAGTTGGTAGGAATGGGAGTTTGATAAGTAGCATTGAAAGGAGATTTAATGTTAGAATTGAACTTCAACCAATAGTTTCATCTTCAATGCATTCTGGTAAAGTTGATTACAGTTATCGTGAGACTAAGCGTAGCTTGATATTCTATTTTGGTAGAGATTATGCTAAATGTAATATGGATGTTTATGTTGATGGTAGATATGTGGGTTCGTATAAGTGTGATAAGCGTGCTAGAATAGTATTTAACATTTCCAGTGATGTTGGTAAGATTTTAAGTGATGCTTTGAGGAATGGTTTAAACATCGAGTTTAAACCCTCCCAACAATAG
- a CDS encoding DUF47 family protein produces MDFKPTYSAIWFGRKRELEVLNIVKVHFECIVSTVSALRDLVYAVCDGNFDEADRIFKIIFQRERDADDVKDKILDELSKGPFHPADKEEILHLILTADDIASNAKSAGRKFCMARGAVLPKEIIDGLRVLADLSFQITSKLKDAFDTLVRDPRKAVDVAEEVERLEEKIDDHRVGLIMMILSWGENYPKISRWIMIKEAVENIEAAADKCEDTADVIRMISISRV; encoded by the coding sequence TTGGATTTTAAGCCAACATATTCTGCCATTTGGTTTGGTAGGAAGCGTGAGTTGGAGGTTTTAAATATAGTTAAAGTCCACTTTGAATGTATAGTGTCGACAGTTTCAGCTTTAAGGGACCTTGTATACGCTGTTTGTGATGGGAATTTCGATGAGGCTGATCGCATATTTAAAATCATATTTCAGAGAGAGAGGGATGCTGATGATGTTAAGGATAAGATTCTGGATGAGCTTTCCAAGGGGCCATTCCACCCAGCCGATAAGGAGGAGATTCTGCATTTAATTTTGACTGCAGATGATATAGCTTCAAATGCTAAGTCTGCTGGTAGGAAGTTTTGTATGGCTAGGGGGGCTGTTCTTCCAAAGGAGATTATTGATGGTTTAAGGGTGCTTGCAGACCTCTCTTTCCAGATAACATCTAAACTTAAAGATGCATTTGACACTCTTGTTAGGGATCCACGTAAAGCTGTTGATGTTGCGGAGGAGGTGGAGAGGTTGGAGGAGAAGATTGATGATCATAGGGTTGGACTTATAATGATGATACTGAGTTGGGGTGAAAATTATCCGAAGATTAGTAGGTGGATAATGATTAAGGAGGCTGTGGAGAATATTGAGGCTGCCGCTGATAAATGTGAGGATACTGCTGATGTTATTAGGATGATAAGTATTTCAAGGGTTTAA
- a CDS encoding inorganic phosphate transporter, translating to MLDTITILLAIGLSLSFLLSISMGANDAATPTDCAVGSGVVSIRRAIILFAIFTFIGAVTQGFMVMKTIGKGVVSEIDILGAVAISIATSIWVLYCSYKGLDVSVTHTTIGSVIGYGLAAYGLSGVNYDVLWNVVISWITSPLSAIALSYILYKLTAKILTGKPWTYRLEQATSAILIISLCFSAYSFGSNDVGNATGAYVTVAMKVGRMPDYHTMLLLSMMGAIGITIGGFVWGKNVIETVAFRITRIDVIMGAIAELSNALVVYLFTTIPYMIFGYGMPISTSIASNSSIIGVGLAKDYRAVNYRTVTKLVAGWISTIPVAAILSATVYTVLKMIFGVPTI from the coding sequence TTGCTCGACACAATAACAATACTGCTCGCAATTGGGCTATCACTATCCTTCCTCCTCTCAATAAGCATGGGGGCTAATGATGCAGCAACACCAACAGACTGCGCAGTAGGCTCAGGAGTGGTTTCGATAAGGAGAGCCATAATCCTCTTCGCAATATTCACATTTATAGGGGCTGTAACGCAGGGATTCATGGTTATGAAGACTATAGGTAAGGGGGTTGTTAGCGAAATAGACATACTTGGAGCGGTCGCAATATCAATAGCAACATCAATATGGGTTTTATATTGCTCATATAAGGGGTTGGATGTTTCAGTAACCCACACCACAATTGGAAGCGTCATTGGATACGGTTTAGCAGCCTATGGATTATCAGGAGTAAATTATGATGTACTATGGAATGTTGTTATAAGCTGGATTACATCACCACTATCTGCAATAGCACTATCATACATATTATACAAGTTAACAGCAAAGATACTTACTGGAAAACCTTGGACTTATAGACTGGAGCAAGCAACCTCAGCAATCCTAATAATCTCATTATGCTTCTCAGCATACTCCTTCGGTTCAAACGACGTTGGAAACGCCACGGGAGCATATGTTACAGTGGCCATGAAGGTTGGTAGAATGCCAGACTACCACACAATGCTACTACTATCGATGATGGGGGCCATTGGAATAACCATAGGTGGATTTGTTTGGGGTAAAAACGTAATAGAAACCGTTGCATTCAGGATAACTAGGATAGACGTGATTATGGGTGCAATAGCCGAATTAAGCAATGCACTAGTAGTATACCTATTCACAACAATACCATACATGATCTTTGGATATGGAATGCCAATATCAACATCCATAGCAAGCAACTCATCAATAATAGGGGTTGGATTAGCGAAAGATTATAGGGCAGTAAACTATAGAACTGTAACTAAACTCGTCGCTGGATGGATATCGACAATACCAGTTGCAGCAATACTCAGCGCAACTGTATATACGGTGTTAAAGATGATCTTTGGGGTGCCGACAATATGA
- the glmM gene encoding phosphoglucosamine mutase produces the protein MRKSDFWKIKSYSGVRGIYGSELTPETTYYLANAYASIMKTDEVIVGRDTRPSGIPLKHSTISGLTLAGCKVIDVDIAPTPAILYFTKKLKMNGGIIISASHNPPEYNAMKMSDEKGLLIWDDKLDEIIGRAEKGELKISKNPGTIEYRNINDGYIEAVMKFMGMEKIENNNLKIVVDPGGGAGSLTTPKMLSKLGCKVISINAIPGKFNRPIEPTEEALKETSKIVKSINADLGLAHDCDADRLVCIDDTGRVIGEDYSMAIALKHILKKRRVNGIVINVASSKVLQDIAEEYGVKVYWSKVGEANMIKTMMETNSEIGVEGSSGGLIMKEFHMARDGAIAALAIIGEIMESRRKISEIVSEMPEYHMIKTSIQKGNVNLEDKIDKLKTLGEINLMDGVKISSGDWWALIRPSRTEPKIRIIVEAKDKGKALETVKRIIDIISY, from the coding sequence GTGAGAAAAAGCGATTTTTGGAAGATAAAAAGCTACTCAGGGGTAAGAGGGATATACGGATCAGAATTAACCCCTGAAACCACATACTACCTAGCCAATGCATATGCCTCCATAATGAAAACAGATGAAGTCATAGTTGGTAGAGATACAAGACCATCAGGAATCCCGCTAAAACATTCAACAATCTCAGGACTAACACTAGCTGGATGCAAAGTAATTGACGTGGATATTGCACCAACACCAGCAATACTATACTTCACGAAAAAATTGAAAATGAATGGGGGAATAATAATCTCAGCCTCGCACAACCCCCCAGAATACAATGCAATGAAAATGTCCGATGAAAAGGGGCTACTAATATGGGATGACAAACTAGATGAAATAATAGGGAGAGCTGAGAAGGGGGAACTGAAAATCTCAAAGAATCCTGGAACAATAGAATACAGAAACATAAATGATGGATACATAGAAGCAGTTATGAAATTTATGGGCATGGAGAAAATTGAAAACAACAATTTAAAGATTGTTGTAGATCCAGGTGGAGGTGCAGGCTCCCTAACAACACCAAAAATGCTATCAAAACTGGGTTGCAAAGTAATATCAATAAACGCCATACCAGGAAAATTCAATAGACCAATAGAACCAACAGAAGAAGCTCTCAAAGAAACTTCAAAGATAGTGAAATCCATAAACGCAGACCTGGGATTAGCACACGATTGCGATGCAGACAGACTCGTATGCATAGACGATACTGGCAGAGTAATAGGGGAAGACTATAGCATGGCAATAGCATTAAAACACATACTCAAAAAGAGGAGGGTAAATGGAATAGTGATAAATGTAGCTTCATCAAAAGTTCTACAAGATATAGCAGAAGAATATGGAGTGAAAGTATACTGGTCAAAAGTTGGAGAAGCAAACATGATAAAGACAATGATGGAAACCAATAGTGAAATAGGAGTTGAAGGGAGCAGTGGAGGACTAATAATGAAAGAATTCCACATGGCAAGAGATGGAGCAATAGCGGCACTGGCAATAATAGGGGAAATAATGGAAAGTAGAAGGAAAATATCAGAAATAGTATCTGAAATGCCAGAATACCACATGATAAAAACAAGCATACAAAAAGGTAATGTGAACCTAGAAGATAAAATTGATAAATTGAAAACCCTGGGAGAAATAAATCTAATGGATGGAGTAAAAATATCATCAGGAGATTGGTGGGCACTAATAAGACCATCAAGGACAGAACCAAAAATAAGAATAATTGTAGAAGCAAAAGATAAGGGAAAAGCCTTAGAAACCGTTAAAAGGATAATTGATATAATATCATATTGA
- a CDS encoding threonine synthase, protein MPSRIASLKCVKCGCEFDHHQNINFCLKCGSIVEFQMDYDVIGSIVSKAKISLRGFNMWRYREFIPIEDYSNIVSMGEGWTQLIKSRRLGPNLGLRNLYFKLDSLNPTGSFKDRGASAAVSRALELKAPGLVGFSTGNAGVAQAAYCALANVGSIVLAPKYASREKIASIMMYGSRVLLVDGTFDDASRLAKAVADRLGWIYNGGVVNPIRQEGKKTLAYEICEQLGWNPPDWYIQSVGMGTAAIGACKGFKELLNLDWIGRIPRVACVQAEGCAPMVKAFKSNSEFVEPVMEPKTIASAIAVGNPVGWPLLNRYLRECNGLVEAVSDDEIIEAYKMLARFEGIYAEPAAAAPLALANKLLESGMIDGGDVVVCVISGFGLKDVSATLRVVGEPLRVPNNVDDVLKALSQP, encoded by the coding sequence TTGCCCAGTAGGATTGCTTCGCTGAAGTGTGTGAAGTGTGGATGTGAATTTGATCATCATCAGAACATAAACTTCTGTTTGAAGTGTGGTTCCATAGTTGAGTTTCAAATGGATTATGATGTCATAGGGTCTATTGTGAGTAAGGCTAAGATATCTCTTAGGGGGTTTAATATGTGGCGTTATAGGGAGTTCATCCCCATTGAGGATTACTCAAATATTGTCAGTATGGGTGAAGGTTGGACTCAGCTTATTAAGAGTAGGCGTCTAGGTCCCAATCTAGGTTTGAGGAATTTATATTTCAAACTTGATTCACTTAACCCCACAGGGTCATTTAAGGATAGAGGGGCTTCGGCTGCCGTTAGTAGGGCTTTAGAGTTGAAGGCTCCTGGACTTGTGGGGTTCTCCACTGGGAATGCTGGTGTTGCTCAGGCTGCATATTGCGCCTTAGCTAATGTTGGGAGTATAGTTTTAGCTCCAAAATATGCTTCTAGGGAGAAGATTGCATCTATAATGATGTATGGTAGTCGTGTGCTTCTCGTTGATGGAACTTTTGATGATGCAAGTAGATTGGCTAAGGCTGTGGCGGATAGACTTGGATGGATATATAATGGTGGTGTTGTGAACCCAATTAGGCAGGAGGGTAAAAAGACCCTTGCTTACGAGATTTGTGAGCAGCTCGGCTGGAACCCTCCAGATTGGTATATTCAATCTGTAGGTATGGGAACTGCGGCTATAGGTGCATGTAAGGGGTTTAAGGAGCTTTTAAACCTTGATTGGATTGGACGTATACCTCGGGTTGCATGTGTCCAGGCTGAGGGATGTGCCCCCATGGTTAAAGCATTTAAATCTAATAGTGAGTTTGTGGAGCCCGTCATGGAGCCTAAAACCATTGCAAGCGCTATTGCCGTTGGAAATCCTGTTGGCTGGCCTCTCCTAAATAGGTATTTGAGGGAGTGTAATGGTCTTGTTGAAGCTGTTTCAGATGATGAGATAATTGAAGCTTATAAGATGCTTGCAAGATTTGAGGGGATATATGCGGAGCCTGCTGCGGCAGCTCCATTAGCTTTAGCTAATAAGCTGTTGGAGTCTGGCATGATTGATGGGGGTGATGTTGTGGTATGCGTAATCTCTGGGTTTGGTTTGAAAGATGTTTCAGCAACTCTACGTGTTGTGGGTGAACCTCTAAGAGTTCCTAATAATGTTGATGATGTTTTAAAGGCCCTATCACAACCCTAA
- a CDS encoding glutamate mutase L — MSEKVMQFDVEKMQVALATDVGSTTTKARLFKKVDGVWRFICAGEAPTTVEKPFEDVTMGLRNAITEVEELTGHKLLKPDGSGLIIPYQGNNVGVDLYVSTSSAGGGLQMMVAGVVKTMTAESAERAALGAGAIVMDVMAIDDGRPPHKKIERMRFLRPDMILLAGGTDGGTIKHVVEMAELIKAAEPKPRFGLGYKLPIVYAGNKDAREHIKKTLGEAFDLTIVENLRPVLEVEIVEPARDAIHRLFMEHVMAHAPGYHKLTEWVMVPVMPTPAGEGMMFRTIAKMWNINVLGVGLGGATTNVYSVYEGKFVRTVSANLGMSYSITNVLKEAGVANIMRWLPFEMDEREVRNRLANKMIRPTTLPQTLDDLLVEHAVAREAIRLGFEHHKMLARGLRGVQRRRTIADIFEQSMETETYINMMNVQLIGGTGGLLSHTPRRQQAALVLIDAFQPKGVTRLMCDSIFMMPHLGVLSTVHPKAAMEIFERDCIVKLGTVIALDGQAKSSGPAVKVTAKMPDGKTVEKVVNYGDIDRIPLRDDETATVIIEPTGDFDVGMGPGKRREATVWGGAAGIVIDARGRPLTLPEDFRQRREALLRWFKALNAYPETIISKEKI; from the coding sequence ATGAGTGAAAAAGTAATGCAATTTGATGTTGAAAAAATGCAAGTTGCCTTAGCGACTGACGTCGGTAGCACCACGACAAAAGCTAGATTGTTTAAGAAGGTGGATGGAGTTTGGAGATTTATATGCGCTGGTGAAGCCCCAACCACTGTTGAGAAGCCATTTGAAGATGTAACTATGGGATTGAGAAACGCCATAACTGAAGTTGAAGAATTAACTGGACATAAACTACTAAAACCAGACGGTTCTGGTCTCATAATCCCATATCAAGGGAATAATGTGGGTGTAGATCTATACGTATCGACAAGTAGTGCTGGTGGCGGATTGCAAATGATGGTTGCCGGAGTCGTTAAGACCATGACTGCTGAAAGCGCTGAGAGGGCTGCCCTTGGTGCAGGTGCAATAGTTATGGATGTTATGGCAATAGATGATGGTAGACCTCCACATAAGAAGATCGAGAGAATGCGGTTCCTAAGACCTGACATGATACTACTAGCTGGTGGAACTGATGGTGGAACTATAAAGCATGTTGTGGAAATGGCTGAGCTTATAAAGGCAGCTGAACCAAAACCAAGATTTGGATTAGGATACAAGCTCCCAATAGTTTACGCTGGAAATAAGGATGCTAGGGAACATATAAAGAAGACTCTTGGCGAAGCATTTGATTTAACCATTGTGGAGAATTTGAGACCTGTACTTGAAGTGGAGATTGTGGAGCCTGCTAGGGATGCCATACATAGATTGTTCATGGAGCATGTTATGGCCCATGCCCCTGGATATCACAAATTAACTGAGTGGGTTATGGTTCCAGTCATGCCGACGCCTGCCGGTGAAGGTATGATGTTTAGAACTATTGCAAAGATGTGGAATATCAACGTTTTAGGTGTAGGTTTAGGTGGAGCTACAACAAACGTTTACTCCGTTTATGAGGGGAAGTTCGTTAGAACTGTTAGTGCAAATTTGGGTATGAGCTATAGTATCACCAATGTTTTGAAGGAGGCTGGTGTAGCTAACATAATGAGGTGGCTACCGTTCGAGATGGATGAGAGGGAAGTTAGAAATAGGTTGGCAAATAAGATGATTAGACCAACCACTTTGCCTCAAACATTGGATGATCTGCTTGTGGAGCATGCAGTTGCAAGGGAAGCCATTAGGCTTGGATTCGAGCATCATAAAATGTTGGCTAGAGGTTTGAGGGGTGTTCAGAGGAGGAGGACTATTGCAGATATATTTGAGCAATCCATGGAGACTGAAACATACATAAACATGATGAATGTCCAGTTGATTGGCGGCACTGGAGGCCTCCTATCCCATACTCCACGTAGACAGCAAGCTGCACTCGTATTGATAGATGCATTCCAGCCGAAGGGTGTTACAAGGCTTATGTGTGATAGCATATTCATGATGCCACACCTCGGCGTCCTATCAACTGTACATCCGAAGGCTGCCATGGAAATATTTGAGAGGGATTGTATCGTGAAGCTTGGGACAGTTATAGCTCTCGACGGTCAAGCCAAGTCTTCTGGACCTGCAGTGAAAGTTACAGCAAAAATGCCTGACGGTAAAACTGTGGAGAAGGTGGTCAATTATGGTGACATTGATAGGATACCTCTACGTGATGATGAAACTGCAACTGTTATCATTGAGCCAACAGGAGACTTCGATGTTGGTATGGGTCCTGGGAAGAGGAGGGAGGCAACTGTTTGGGGTGGAGCTGCTGGTATAGTTATAGATGCCAGGGGTAGACCATTAACACTTCCAGAAGACTTCCGCCAGCGTAGAGAGGCATTGTTGAGGTGGTTTAAGGCATTGAATGCATATCCAGAAACAATTATAAGTAAGGAGAAAATTTAG
- a CDS encoding aspartate aminotransferase family protein, with the protein MGAENSRKIYERAMKVTPAGVSYAIRHFEPYPIYVKRASGCRVYDVDGNEYVDYWVGHGALIMGHNPPIMLKALRGIIEVGTHFGLSHEYEVEFAEQVVKMVPSAEMIRFTNSGTEANMYAIRLARAYTKRVKIGKMEGGWHGGYDALHVAVNYPFEKPESAGLTEGATKDTILLPFNDLETISKVMRKNELACIIVEPILGAGGCIPPENGFLQGLRELCDDYDTLLIFDEVITGFRLSPGGAQQYYGVKPDITVLGKAVGGGGLSVGAVCGRRDIMELMDHTKYKDKSERVFHGGTYTANPLVSYVGTIMLREYEKGYIYPHINKLGEKLRNELEEVFSKYNVNAHTTGDGSMVGIHFTKKKPRNAREANEGKNEELAKEYHRFLLENKIIVVKPTLPHTFISYAHTENEIRQFIDITEEFAKKHRGK; encoded by the coding sequence TTGGGGGCTGAAAACTCACGCAAAATATACGAACGCGCAATGAAAGTTACACCCGCAGGAGTTAGTTATGCAATAAGACACTTCGAACCATACCCAATCTACGTAAAGAGGGCAAGTGGATGCAGAGTATATGATGTGGATGGAAACGAATATGTGGATTACTGGGTTGGTCATGGCGCACTAATAATGGGACACAACCCACCAATAATGCTGAAGGCTTTAAGGGGAATAATAGAAGTTGGAACACACTTCGGATTATCACATGAATATGAAGTGGAATTTGCAGAACAAGTTGTAAAGATGGTTCCAAGTGCAGAGATGATTAGATTCACAAATAGTGGCACAGAAGCCAACATGTACGCCATAAGATTGGCGAGGGCATACACAAAGAGGGTGAAGATCGGTAAGATGGAGGGTGGATGGCATGGTGGATATGATGCATTACACGTTGCAGTGAACTACCCATTCGAAAAACCAGAATCAGCTGGATTAACTGAGGGAGCAACGAAAGACACAATACTCCTACCCTTCAACGACCTTGAAACAATAAGTAAAGTTATGAGGAAAAATGAGCTTGCATGCATAATAGTTGAACCAATACTTGGAGCTGGAGGATGCATACCACCGGAAAATGGATTCCTACAAGGGTTAAGGGAGTTATGTGACGATTACGACACACTACTAATATTCGATGAAGTAATAACCGGATTCAGACTATCACCTGGAGGAGCACAACAATATTATGGCGTTAAACCAGACATAACGGTGTTAGGGAAAGCTGTGGGTGGAGGAGGTTTAAGCGTAGGAGCTGTATGTGGTAGGAGAGACATAATGGAGCTGATGGATCACACAAAGTATAAGGATAAGAGTGAAAGGGTATTCCATGGAGGAACATATACTGCAAATCCATTGGTAAGCTACGTTGGAACCATAATGCTTAGGGAGTATGAGAAGGGATACATATATCCACACATAAACAAGCTTGGAGAAAAGCTCAGAAATGAATTGGAGGAAGTTTTCAGCAAGTACAATGTCAATGCACATACAACTGGAGATGGATCCATGGTTGGAATACACTTCACAAAGAAGAAGCCAAGAAATGCCAGAGAGGCTAATGAGGGGAAGAATGAAGAATTAGCTAAAGAGTATCATAGATTCCTATTGGAGAATAAAATAATAGTTGTGAAACCTACACTGCCACACACATTCATAAGCTACGCTCACACAGAAAATGAAATACGGCAATTCATAGACATAACAGAAGAATTTGCGAAAAAACATAGGGGGAAATAA
- a CDS encoding adenylate kinase has product MRKIVIMGPPGSGKGTQAKIISEKYGLPHVSIGDILRENIMKRTELGALVKQYIDRGELVPDNIIIELTLNTLRNVLKEFGGYILDGYPRTIAQAEALEQTDMKPEIVIDIRLSEEECVKRLTSRRYCPKCGEIYNMILKPPRIDEICDKCGNKLLVRDDDKEDVVRRRFKEYYAKTKPVMDYYEKLGKLRVIDGSGSVNEVSRRIIGELGL; this is encoded by the coding sequence ATGAGGAAAATAGTAATTATGGGTCCACCTGGATCAGGTAAGGGGACTCAAGCGAAAATAATATCAGAAAAATATGGGTTACCACACGTATCCATTGGAGACATATTGAGGGAAAACATCATGAAAAGGACTGAGCTTGGAGCCTTAGTTAAGCAGTACATTGATAGGGGGGAGCTAGTCCCAGATAACATAATAATCGAGCTAACACTCAACACACTTAGAAATGTGCTGAAGGAATTTGGCGGATACATACTGGATGGATATCCAAGGACAATTGCACAAGCTGAAGCCTTAGAGCAAACAGACATGAAGCCAGAAATAGTCATAGACATAAGGTTAAGTGAAGAAGAATGCGTCAAAAGGTTGACGAGTAGAAGGTACTGCCCAAAATGTGGTGAAATATACAATATGATACTGAAACCTCCGAGAATAGATGAAATATGCGATAAATGTGGAAACAAACTACTGGTGAGGGATGATGACAAGGAGGATGTCGTTAGAAGGAGATTCAAAGAATACTACGCTAAAACCAAACCAGTTATGGATTACTATGAAAAACTTGGAAAGCTTAGGGTTATAGATGGAAGTGGAAGCGTAAATGAAGTATCAAGGAGAATTATTGGAGAATTAGGGTTGTGA
- a CDS encoding M55 family metallopeptidase — MGFKVFISADLEGICGVVHSDQTNPGGRDYERACRLMTMEVNAAVEGAIQGGAEEIVVNDFHGSMRNIIIEELHPKAKLITGSPKILSMMAGIDETFDAVFFIGYHAKFGSINAIIDHTISGSVVRDVSINGLSVGEVGINAGIAGYYKVPVVLVTGDSAVNDEAKKLLGNVFTVKVKEALGRYSALCLHPSEARELIKSTAKRALENINSFSPFTFNPPIKLNLTFMNSAMAELATMIPDVRRVDALTVEYISDDYLKCFKALRSMIYLASTLVR, encoded by the coding sequence ATGGGGTTTAAGGTATTCATTTCCGCAGATCTTGAAGGAATATGTGGAGTTGTACATAGTGATCAAACAAATCCCGGCGGTAGGGATTATGAGCGTGCATGTAGATTGATGACCATGGAGGTTAATGCCGCTGTGGAGGGGGCTATTCAAGGTGGAGCTGAGGAGATTGTGGTTAATGATTTCCATGGCTCAATGAGAAATATAATAATTGAAGAATTGCATCCCAAAGCTAAATTGATAACTGGATCCCCAAAGATCTTATCGATGATGGCTGGTATAGATGAGACTTTTGACGCAGTATTCTTCATAGGTTATCATGCCAAGTTCGGTAGTATAAATGCTATTATAGATCATACGATATCCGGTTCAGTGGTTCGCGATGTTTCAATTAATGGTTTAAGTGTTGGTGAAGTTGGAATTAATGCTGGTATAGCTGGATATTATAAGGTTCCAGTGGTTCTAGTTACTGGAGATTCGGCAGTTAATGATGAGGCTAAAAAGCTTCTTGGAAACGTTTTCACAGTTAAGGTTAAGGAGGCTTTGGGAAGGTATTCCGCACTCTGCCTTCACCCCTCTGAGGCGCGTGAGCTGATAAAGTCTACTGCTAAGCGTGCACTGGAGAATATCAATTCATTCTCACCATTCACATTCAATCCACCCATAAAGCTCAATTTAACATTCATGAATTCAGCTATGGCTGAATTGGCAACCATGATTCCGGATGTTAGGAGGGTGGATGCATTAACCGTTGAATATATTTCAGATGATTATTTGAAGTGCTTTAAAGCTTTACGCTCAATGATATATTTGGCTTCAACTCTTGTGAGGTAA